The Streptomyces sp. NBC_00483 genome contains the following window.
CTCCACGTAGTGCTCGGCGGGCGCGGCGTCCGTGCGCCCCTCGGCGATCTTCGCCAGGTGGACGCCGACGTCCATGCCGCGGATCAGGTCCGGCGGGAAGGAGTCGGTGCCCAGGCAGAGGTTGACGCCGGCCTCGCGGTAGGCGCGGAACGAGTGCAGCATCTCGCTGTAGCGCAGCGACGTCTGCGGGCAGTGGATCACCGAGATGCCACGGGCGGCGAGCAGCGCCAGGTCGCCGCGGTCCTCGCCGTGGACGGCCGGGTGCCGGTCGAGCAGCACCGTGTGCGGGATGAGCAGGTTCTGGCCCAACAGGCCGTGCTTGTCGAGGAGTTCGAGCGGCGTCAGGCCGTCGTGCCGGCGCTGGATGATCTCGCGTTCGGCCAGGCCCTGGAGCGCGTGCAGCCGGATCAGGGTCCCGCGTTCGCGCGCGATCCGGGCCGTCTCGACGAGCAGCTCCTCGGTGAGCGTCTCGATGCGGCAGGGCAGCAGGACGCCGGTGAGCAGGGGGTCGTTCAGCTCGTCGAGGTGGTCCAGGAAGCGGACGGCGTCGCGCAGTCCAGTGCGGCCCTCCTCCTCGTCGAAGGCCACATCGCGGGTGCCGTCCTGCAGGACGACGTTGACCCCGGAGCGGTAGGCCGGGCCGAGGTAGCCGCGCAGGCCGATACGGCGCGCGGTCTCCGCCATGTCGACCAGCTCTTCGTAGGGCTCCGCCCAGCGGCTGTGCACCTCGGAGGCGATCGGCATGAAGGTGGTGATGCCGTGCAGGGCGAGCTGGGCGAGCGCGTACTCGCGGATGGTGGCCCGCTCCTGCGGGGTGAACACGTCGTGGCGGCGGTGGGTGAAGTAGTCGAGGGACCACTGCAGTCCCTTGCCCCGCTCGGGCCCGGCCCAGGAGTCGAGGACGAGGTGGTCGACGTCGGTGAGCGCGTCGAGGTCGATGAGGCCCGGCATGACCAGGGACTCGCCCAGGTCGCGCTCCTCGTCGACCTCGCCCTCGTACCGCGGTCCGACGTAGATCACGGTGTCGTCCTGCCACACCACCTCGCCGTCCCGCAGCAGCGCGTGGCCGCCGTCCTGGTGGGCGAGGACGTGTCGGGCGCGCCAGCGGGTGCGCATAAGTGCCTCCTGGGGTGGGGGTGTTGCGGACGTGGGTGATCGTACGGGTTGGTATACCGGCCGGGAAGGTGGTGCTCGCGGAAGTGTCATCCGGGTGTCGGAGGGGCGTGAACGGCTGCCAAAATGTCCCGTGATGCGGCTTAGTTTGGGCGGTCGGTATACCAAGATGCGGTTACCCCTATCGCCGCCCGGTGGAGTTGGTATACCGTCCCGCCAACCTTCCCCCTTGCGCCGAATGGATCACGCGACGTGACGGATTCCCCAGTGCTGCCCGCTCGGTCGCCCTCCGGCGCCGACGGTGAAGCCGCGCCCAACTCGCCCTCGGTGGCGTCGACTTCGGCACCGCCTGTCGTTGCCGCCCGCTCCCTCATCGGCACCGCCTGGCTGCGCATCCGCCGCAGCCGGATCGCTCTCGCCGCGCTCGCCGTGGTGGTCCTCATGATCCTTTTCGCGGTGCTCGCCCCGCTGCTCACCGCGATCGAGGGCCAGGACGCGTACACCACGAGCACCAGCCCGGACGTCCTGGACGACTACGGCACGCCGGGCCTGCCGCTGCCCTACTACCGCTATCCCTCCGGCGACCACTGGCTCGGACTCGAACCGGGCCTCGGCCGCGACATCTTCGCGCGCATGGCGCACGGCGCCCAGGTCTCCCTGATCATCGCGCTGCTGGCGACCGTCGTCTCCGTCGTCCTCGGCACCGTCCTCGGCGCCGCGGCCGGCTACTTCGGCGGCAAGGTCGACATGGTGATCAGCCGGGTCATGGACCTCTTCCTTGCCTTCCCGCACCTGCTGCTCGTGCTCTCCCTGACGCCGATCCTGCAGTCCCGGCTCGGTGACACGGCGCTGGGGGACGGGAGCCTGCTGCCGATCGCCTCGCTCGTGATCATCCTCGGCTTCTTCGGCTGGGCCTATCTCGCCCGCGTCGTACGCGGACAGGTGCTGTCCATCAGGGAGCAGGAGTTCGTCGAGGCCGCCCGCGCCTACGGCGCCTCGCACCGCTCGATCATCCTCAAGCAGATCGTGCCCAACGTGATGGGCGTGGTCCTCGTCTACGCCACGATGATGATCCCCACCAACATCACGGCCGAGGCCGCGCTCTCGTTCCTCGGCGTCGGCGTCAAGGACCCCACCCCGTCCTGGGGCCAGATGCTCAACGCCGCCCAGCAGGGCAACTGG
Protein-coding sequences here:
- a CDS encoding chlorohydrolase family protein; the encoded protein is MRTRWRARHVLAHQDGGHALLRDGEVVWQDDTVIYVGPRYEGEVDEERDLGESLVMPGLIDLDALTDVDHLVLDSWAGPERGKGLQWSLDYFTHRRHDVFTPQERATIREYALAQLALHGITTFMPIASEVHSRWAEPYEELVDMAETARRIGLRGYLGPAYRSGVNVVLQDGTRDVAFDEEEGRTGLRDAVRFLDHLDELNDPLLTGVLLPCRIETLTEELLVETARIARERGTLIRLHALQGLAEREIIQRRHDGLTPLELLDKHGLLGQNLLIPHTVLLDRHPAVHGEDRGDLALLAARGISVIHCPQTSLRYSEMLHSFRAYREAGVNLCLGTDSFPPDLIRGMDVGVHLAKIAEGRTDAAPAEHYVEAATLGGARALGREDLGRIAVGAQADLVAFSLDDIRDGVMDDPVRTFLLNGTARQATNSVVAGNPVLVDGALPGTDLPQLARSAQALFEKMRAAYSERDTERRDTEALFPPTFPAFRAPGSAAPESESPA
- a CDS encoding ABC transporter permease, which gives rise to MLPARSPSGADGEAAPNSPSVASTSAPPVVAARSLIGTAWLRIRRSRIALAALAVVVLMILFAVLAPLLTAIEGQDAYTTSTSPDVLDDYGTPGLPLPYYRYPSGDHWLGLEPGLGRDIFARMAHGAQVSLIIALLATVVSVVLGTVLGAAAGYFGGKVDMVISRVMDLFLAFPHLLLVLSLTPILQSRLGDTALGDGSLLPIASLVIILGFFGWAYLARVVRGQVLSIREQEFVEAARAYGASHRSIILKQIVPNVMGVVLVYATMMIPTNITAEAALSFLGVGVKDPTPSWGQMLNAAQQGNWYLTDPWFLAVPAGALVITVLAFNLLGDAVRDALDPKSSRG